A section of the Cyanobacteriota bacterium genome encodes:
- a CDS encoding pentapeptide repeat-containing protein, whose translation MNRTSPRLRHLTTIHRVLPSLLVRRGVAWVTEFSILVVSIALPVSIGDQFRAKAIVGLVPLNPLLVVVDRVITRTLSLPASTTKLVPPATNIAWTIALLLPLGLTALNLYLLSRTGKTMAKHWLKVRVVTASGSPPDWSQVLLREGGRWILSLMLAYMVWTATAAPNVPVLVRLIGLMLMIEGVTTLIHPDRRAWHDLLARTYVIDATQRQRIYPTYMQTVYEPQHYSPRLTDWNDDDEATIAAIVLTPDTYTNPRPWITRNPLLTLIITLLGALGLLVGTFVGTQVYIQSQENRRHFQQQDNDLFLALLTKLSPSASPKGSDERRNAILALGTIKDSRALPLLVDLLGQETNVTLIEAIEQALVSRGAEALPYLLRLNQSLRNEAESLRYSSNPNLHRAVMRQHRVTQRAIAKILVIYSSQLEADLSRVDLGQSRDPVPFTLVLDRVNLSGVAFRGANLVRGSFRASQLHGPGRDKRWDTTDDQVADFSGADLKESDFTRAMASYGLFDRANLIRATFNAANLSRARLVGANLSSAKLIQANLNQAILHFAILTGAELANANLSQADLYQARLSRVNAQDANLQAANLLASDWQGADLSRAILTQAILQGANLEGARFTNALLIGAQVQNVNLQNADLTGAVLRGADFTGANLQGATFTSQSSITVGGFVQESPNSSDRRGLLAGANFAQARNLSEEQIRYICGQGGIHPRCTSQPASQRLVN comes from the coding sequence GTGAACAGAACCAGTCCGCGTCTAAGACATCTCACCACTATCCACCGGGTGCTGCCGTCTCTGTTGGTGCGGCGTGGTGTTGCTTGGGTGACAGAGTTTTCTATCTTGGTGGTGAGCATTGCCTTACCAGTCTCCATTGGCGATCAGTTTCGAGCTAAAGCCATTGTTGGTCTAGTGCCCCTGAATCCGCTGCTAGTTGTGGTTGATCGTGTCATCACCCGCACGCTATCATTGCCCGCCAGCACAACCAAGTTAGTGCCACCTGCTACCAATATTGCCTGGACGATCGCCTTGCTCTTGCCATTGGGCCTCACGGCGTTGAACCTATACTTGCTCAGCCGCACAGGCAAAACCATGGCAAAACACTGGCTCAAGGTACGAGTGGTCACGGCTTCAGGCAGCCCACCTGACTGGTCGCAGGTGCTATTGCGCGAAGGAGGACGCTGGATTTTATCGCTGATGCTAGCCTACATGGTTTGGACAGCGACGGCTGCGCCCAACGTACCCGTATTGGTGCGGTTGATTGGGCTGATGTTAATGATTGAAGGGGTAACAACGCTGATTCATCCCGATCGCCGGGCGTGGCATGATCTGCTTGCCCGCACCTATGTAATTGATGCTACTCAACGCCAGCGGATTTATCCTACTTACATGCAGACGGTCTACGAGCCTCAGCACTACTCCCCACGGTTAACAGACTGGAATGATGACGACGAGGCAACGATCGCCGCGATCGTGCTGACCCCCGATACCTACACTAATCCTCGACCCTGGATCACCCGTAACCCACTCCTGACGCTGATCATTACCCTACTCGGTGCTTTGGGCTTGCTAGTGGGCACATTTGTTGGCACTCAAGTCTATATCCAGAGCCAAGAGAATCGCCGTCATTTTCAGCAACAAGATAACGACTTATTCCTAGCGCTGCTGACAAAGCTAAGCCCCTCTGCCTCACCTAAAGGATCTGATGAGCGTCGCAACGCGATTTTAGCCTTGGGTACTATTAAGGACAGTCGTGCGCTGCCGCTATTGGTGGATTTGTTGGGTCAAGAAACCAACGTTACCTTGATAGAGGCGATCGAGCAAGCACTGGTGAGTCGTGGTGCAGAAGCCTTGCCGTACCTTCTGCGGTTGAATCAGTCCCTACGCAATGAGGCAGAGTCCCTACGCTATAGCAGCAACCCCAACCTTCATCGTGCGGTTATGCGCCAACATCGTGTTACTCAGCGGGCTATTGCTAAAATTCTAGTCATTTATAGTAGTCAACTTGAAGCTGATCTCAGTCGAGTTGATTTAGGCCAAAGTAGGGATCCAGTTCCCTTTACCCTGGTGCTCGATCGCGTCAATCTCTCAGGAGTAGCGTTTCGTGGTGCTAATCTAGTGCGGGGTAGTTTCCGGGCTAGTCAACTGCACGGCCCCGGTCGCGATAAACGCTGGGACACCACCGATGACCAAGTTGCCGACTTCAGTGGTGCTGACCTGAAAGAAAGTGATTTCACTAGGGCCATGGCTAGCTATGGGTTGTTCGATCGGGCCAATTTAATTCGAGCTACGTTTAATGCTGCTAACCTATCTCGTGCTCGCCTAGTGGGGGCCAATCTCAGTAGTGCTAAACTCATTCAGGCTAACCTTAACCAAGCTATTCTTCACTTCGCCATTCTCACAGGGGCAGAGCTAGCTAATGCCAACTTGAGTCAAGCAGATTTGTACCAAGCCCGCTTGAGTCGTGTTAATGCTCAGGATGCTAATCTCCAGGCTGCTAATTTGCTGGCATCTGATTGGCAAGGAGCAGACTTGAGCAGGGCAATTCTAACCCAAGCTATTTTGCAAGGAGCAAATTTGGAAGGAGCACGGTTTACCAATGCCCTGTTAATTGGCGCTCAGGTACAGAACGTCAATTTACAAAACGCAGACTTAACAGGTGCCGTCCTGCGAGGTGCAGACTTCACTGGTGCAAATTTGCAAGGTGCTACGTTTACTAGCCAGTCTTCGATCACTGTAGGCGGATTTGTGCAAGAGTCACCCAATAGCAGCGATCGACGTGGGTTGCTAGCTGGAGCCAACTTCGCCCAGGCCAGAAACCTGAGTGAGGAACAAATTCGTTACATTTGTGGCCAGGGAGGCATTCATCCTCGCTGCACCTCGCAGCCAGCCTCTCAGCGTCTTGTGAATTAG
- a CDS encoding lipid-A-disaccharide synthase: protein MSSVESASVSAPSDILILTNGPGELTTWVRPVVQRLREQLTPNQARISIVFSPCPNATGREATIARNYPGVDRVQAAEHFFPFLLWGKTVENWHWHHQGVVLFLGGDQFY, encoded by the coding sequence ATGTCGTCAGTTGAGTCAGCCAGCGTCAGTGCTCCCAGCGATATTTTGATCTTGACCAATGGGCCGGGAGAGTTGACCACTTGGGTGAGGCCTGTGGTGCAGCGGCTGCGCGAGCAGTTGACTCCAAACCAAGCTAGAATTTCTATTGTGTTTTCTCCCTGCCCGAATGCTACAGGTCGAGAGGCTACCATCGCCCGCAACTATCCGGGGGTGGATCGGGTGCAGGCGGCTGAGCATTTCTTTCCCTTTTTGCTCTGGGGCAAGACTGTTGAAAATTGGCACTGGCACCATCAAGGGGTGGTGCTGTTCTTAGGTGGAGATCAGTTTTAT
- the groL gene encoding chaperonin GroEL (60 kDa chaperone family; promotes refolding of misfolded polypeptides especially under stressful conditions; forms two stacked rings of heptamers to form a barrel-shaped 14mer; ends can be capped by GroES; misfolded proteins enter the barrel where they are refolded when GroES binds), which translates to MAKIVVFDEESRRALEEGVNALADAVRITLGPKGRNVVLEKKYGAPSIVNDGITIAKEIDLEDPLQNTGAQLIREVASKTKDLAGDGTTTATVLAQAMIREGLRNVAAGANPVALRRGIEKTIAMLAAEIQAIAKPVEGKAIAQVATVSSGNDEEVGAMLSEAMEKVGKDGVITVEESKSLATELDVVEGMQLDRGYISPYFVTDTERMIAEYENARVLITDKKLSSIQDLIPVLEKVARAGHPLLIIAEDVEGEALATLVVNRMRGVLSGAAIKAPSFGERRKAILQDIAVLTGGQLISEEVGLSLDTMTLDMLGTARKLTITKDTTTIVAEQDARTKANIEKRIAQIRQELERTDSEYDAEKLQERLAKLAGGVAVIKVGAATETELKDRKLRIEDALSATKAAVEEGIVPGGGTTLIHLVPKVNSFKASLPPEEQTGAEIVAKSLEAPLRQIAENAGVEGSVVVEKVKELEFNMGYNALTDTYEDLISSGIIDPAKVVRSALQDAGSIAGMVLTTEALVVEKPEKKAAAPDPSGGMGGMGMM; encoded by the coding sequence ATGGCGAAAATAGTTGTGTTTGATGAAGAGTCCCGTCGTGCCCTGGAGGAGGGTGTGAATGCCCTTGCCGATGCTGTTCGCATCACCTTGGGGCCTAAGGGACGCAACGTTGTTCTAGAAAAGAAGTATGGTGCACCCAGTATTGTTAATGATGGCATCACCATCGCCAAGGAAATTGACTTAGAGGATCCACTCCAAAACACGGGCGCGCAACTAATTCGAGAAGTTGCATCCAAAACTAAGGATCTAGCTGGAGATGGTACTACAACTGCAACCGTACTTGCCCAGGCCATGATTCGGGAAGGGTTACGCAATGTAGCAGCGGGTGCCAATCCAGTAGCGTTGCGTCGAGGCATTGAAAAGACGATCGCAATGTTAGCCGCAGAAATTCAAGCGATCGCCAAACCCGTAGAAGGCAAAGCTATTGCTCAAGTAGCCACAGTATCGTCAGGCAATGATGAAGAAGTTGGTGCCATGCTGTCGGAAGCCATGGAAAAAGTGGGCAAAGACGGCGTGATCACAGTGGAGGAATCTAAGTCCTTGGCAACAGAGCTGGATGTGGTCGAAGGTATGCAGCTCGATCGGGGCTACATTTCTCCCTACTTTGTGACAGATACTGAGCGGATGATTGCTGAGTATGAAAATGCACGAGTATTGATTACCGACAAGAAACTGAGCAGCATTCAAGACTTAATCCCTGTGCTGGAGAAAGTGGCTCGTGCAGGTCATCCACTCCTAATCATTGCCGAGGATGTAGAGGGTGAAGCCTTGGCCACGCTCGTTGTTAACCGGATGCGGGGTGTGTTAAGCGGAGCAGCAATCAAAGCTCCTAGCTTCGGAGAACGTCGTAAAGCTATTCTCCAGGACATTGCAGTATTGACGGGTGGGCAGTTAATCTCTGAAGAAGTTGGCCTCAGCCTAGATACCATGACCTTGGATATGCTGGGCACAGCCCGCAAGCTGACAATCACAAAAGACACGACCACGATCGTTGCTGAGCAAGATGCTCGCACCAAGGCCAACATCGAAAAACGGATTGCTCAAATTCGGCAAGAGTTAGAGCGTACAGATTCCGAATACGATGCTGAAAAATTACAGGAACGCCTAGCTAAGTTGGCTGGTGGAGTTGCAGTCATCAAAGTTGGTGCTGCTACCGAAACAGAACTGAAGGATCGCAAGCTGCGGATTGAAGATGCCCTTAGTGCAACAAAAGCAGCCGTAGAGGAAGGGATTGTTCCGGGTGGTGGCACTACACTGATTCACCTAGTACCCAAGGTTAATAGCTTCAAGGCTAGCCTTCCCCCAGAGGAGCAAACCGGGGCTGAAATTGTGGCCAAATCCCTAGAAGCTCCCCTACGTCAGATTGCTGAAAATGCTGGGGTAGAGGGTTCTGTGGTGGTAGAGAAGGTCAAGGAACTGGAATTCAACATGGGATACAATGCCTTGACTGATACCTATGAAGACTTGATTAGCAGCGGAATTATTGATCCAGCGAAGGTTGTCCGATCGGCTCTGCAAGATGCAGGCTCAATTGCAGGCATGGTGCTCACCACCGAAGCGCTTGTTGTTGAGAAGCCTGAGAAAAAGGCGGCTGCACCTGATCCTAGCGGTGGCATGGGCGGCATGGGGATGATGTAA